The Chryseobacterium indologenes genomic sequence TTCAAGCATTTTAAATTAAAACAAAGCGCTATAAAACATCATGAATTTGATCTGACACTGGCTTACGATACCTTGGGCAGCCCTGAAAACCATAATCTGGAAGAAGCTCAGAATTTTCTGGGAAAACGAATTACAGTCATCTTCAGATACAAAGATGTCGAAGACGGTCCTGAACGAAATTTTGTGGGAGTCATCACAGAGGTAGGTTTCAGCCAGGAAAAAGGAAGTCTGGGAAATATTGTCCTCACCGGCGCAAGTCCTACAGTACTTCTGGATGCAGCGCCTCATATTCAGAGCTTCGGTGGAGCCCAGGAAATCAGCCTGAACAGCATTGCCGATCAGGTGATCAAAGAAGGTCTTGGACAGAATTCATTTGATTTCAGGGTGGATGCTGCCCATGGAAATGTATCTTACAGCTCACAATACGAAGAAACCCATTACAATTATCTGGCAAGAATTGCAGAAGCCTATGGAGAACAGTTTTATTATGATGGGGAAGTGCTCCATTTCGGAAAACTGCCACCGCAGGAAAAACCTGTCAAATTAACTTATGGAAGCAGCGTGAGCGATGTGAAAATCAGGATGAAAGCCCAACACGTTAATCCGTCTTTTTATGGATACAACAGTAGTAAAAATGAAAAATTAACCGCAGGAAAATCAAAAATTAATCATACTTCGAATCTGGCCAAACGGGCCTATGAAATTTCAGAGAGAATCTTTACCACACCTTCCTTACGGGTGGCTCCCATAAAAGCTGTCTCCTTTATGGATGTTGAAAACTCTCAAAAAGGAACCGCCGGCAGCAAAGCTTCAGAAGTATTTGTTATTTCAGGCACAACCACCGTTCCGTTCCTTTATCCCGGCTGTATTGCCGATATTGAAATGCGAAAAGCTGAAAGCAGTGAAACCACTTATTTTACCAAGCTGATGATTACCGACATGTATCATGAGGTGGATGCCAGAGGGTACTATACCGGAACATTCGATGCGATAGCTTCCGATACAGGATTTATCCCAAGACCGGAATTTCATACTCCCAAAGCAGATGCTCAGTTTGCTAAAGTAATCTCTAATACAGATCCCCAAAACCAGGGAAGAGTGAAAGTTCAGTTTGACTGGCAGAACGGTTCCACAACTACAGAATATATCCGTGTGATGACTCCCGATGGCGGTGGAAGTGAAAAAGTAAGCAAAAACCGTGGATTTATGGCGATCCCGGAAGTAGGGGACCAGGTCGTTGTGAATTTTGCCCACCAACACCCTGACCGACCTTTCGTAATGGGAGGA encodes the following:
- a CDS encoding Vgr family protein, with amino-acid sequence MFQDDQSPKIPLPKNEIPAVNKAQELVKNEAVTKASQEIQEKSSGTVKKVTEKMAQAQSYTGIVQNGSQMFMNQVKQPNSPTLVENKVWSKQPTSGIYNASTIPGNQMLGINRVVKLEIVIDGKVIKHFKHFKLKQSAIKHHEFDLTLAYDTLGSPENHNLEEAQNFLGKRITVIFRYKDVEDGPERNFVGVITEVGFSQEKGSLGNIVLTGASPTVLLDAAPHIQSFGGAQEISLNSIADQVIKEGLGQNSFDFRVDAAHGNVSYSSQYEETHYNYLARIAEAYGEQFYYDGEVLHFGKLPPQEKPVKLTYGSSVSDVKIRMKAQHVNPSFYGYNSSKNEKLTAGKSKINHTSNLAKRAYEISERIFTTPSLRVAPIKAVSFMDVENSQKGTAGSKASEVFVISGTTTVPFLYPGCIADIEMRKAESSETTYFTKLMITDMYHEVDARGYYTGTFDAIASDTGFIPRPEFHTPKADAQFAKVISNTDPQNQGRVKVQFDWQNGSTTTEYIRVMTPDGGGSEKVSKNRGFMAIPEVGDQVVVNFAHQHPDRPFVMGGMFHGGVGGGGGAGNNIKSLSSKSGHTVSLNDGGGITVQDKDQNSVFLDGAGNITVDSKITITLTCGNSSIFMDKDGNIQIKGKEIIVQGENIGVGGTTSVGIGVGPENGDPTSGIGIKSETLDVGTKTLSMGAETEANLSGKKINIGGGSETNIVSGTVKLN